In Bradysia coprophila strain Holo2 unplaced genomic scaffold, BU_Bcop_v1 contig_350, whole genome shotgun sequence, a genomic segment contains:
- the LOC119079978 gene encoding WASH complex subunit 2 isoform X2, translated as MDNNWSIETIQETAANSWSLEGDNQLLNLMKSISKNLEQRCMTSNNNLNRLMLDVDKTKIKLGNATTKLLDLNNGKFVEHTVMDMDSSVSNTEKCTPAENDKAFVPIPKAVEEAVTNGLNMMDRCYEKVLLNLEDSEDEDENDNGQKHVVCRPKNPYLNRPLPHLIGSKQWNDKWHVGLIESDEEVLSDEEPEEPEFSQSSSDEGDSLSNSPQTSNPPTTSESDFAVSVPAVIHPEDLFHRLADDDDAETKSPLFPPEDNKHREKIKVLPTVKPSIQGDAKIEPVNKTKQLTEPPVPALEQPKQSIFVQQKPEPKFLNLFDDEPPSLEEPIRRERKPVNLFLDSDDENDEPTTDTRKPSSIFNNNVATSQPTLPFSIPQSPKVDKKKIEFNRDVDNNNVAAVAKSEIKPTLKSNDFGGLFDDEPPDDFFDIIVREQGKNVDIRNPEKPKLQSKTVNLFDSDDDDDDFSKIIGTTTKKDSTVPPVSTKESAPVVKQSDISYSPFNSPFRSLKNNDPPKSYVSFLDDESPSIDDDKNDTAPSHQPSSRTSLFDDTPPDDISVPVVPSHQPSSRASLFDDTPPDDIFVPVVPSKQKSPTKIIYDDIASTLRETSSAKANISNDSLKSHTPDDASVKAPPVVLPRKPELKTIPSKVVDKSKSTVTDKIPVLSPEPKSDVGTRDETDQSLSFRKNLSMFANPVATTLLNVDKESKPKPNKLKTNFNINVAALLPGAKLPSQKQSTTEKSDRTVEPDPEPEKTEDVVNRDKLSSVSNVKQSSSTEDTSGRLTCLSKDRAKIQVQRKPSTRMGRQKLYNKTLTSENDSVVPSVETTDSVRPEVETVERDIEAFRPEVKTVEQDIEAFRPEVKTVEQDIDVIRPEMKTEQDIDAAKSEIKPIEAATSENVLESAVQDTDSLSEVLKYDQPPSLQSNDFNSNIVADDDEEDWLKNIDEKPPSPSKTNFYDDDWLSTKPVNEERKPSTQNISHVMNYDWLTASSLPPEDIDPPSNYSVDDDHEQDDWLSSYMTKERCSVVADLPNDDDDWLIAAERQDTSRGTVSTVTGAKRKDEEEVEKDWLVQATLEQEKKVTETADDADDDWLTKSLVPPKESTIVTDKVPVSDTMNKLSDARSETFESNVGTSQTLKSGLFDSDDELTRSKSDVGKTGSNIFESKIETKNFLSSTIFDDDDEDVTAVPSYLEPKPDVSKPNQPKVDFASESSDAFKSKTDAKKSLNSTLFDDDDDDDDLFASIKQKKSSAKQPTTEAVKTTKNASIKTTAKSLFSDDDNSDPDDLFGPTTKKQKGKIEAGHKAKMDKPKQASLFDDEDDDDEDIFAPKSQKQQRVAPTDTKKKPSITKSVTTIPASSDPLADLLK; from the exons ATG GATAACAACTGGTCAATTGAAACCATACAAGAAACGGCTGCAAATAGTTGGTCGCTGGAAGGTGATAATCAGCTactaaatttgatgaaatccATTTCGAAG aatttagaaCAAAGATGTATGACGTCAAACAACAACTTGAATCGGTTGATGTTGGATGTTGATAAGACTAAAATCAAACTTGGTAATGCGACAACAAAGCTCCTGGATTTGAATAATGGCAAATTTGTTGAGCATACTGTCATGGACATGGATTCATCCGTGTCaaatacagaaaaatgtaCGCCAGCTGAAAATGACAAG GCATTTGTTCCAATACCAAAAGCTGTTGAAGAGGCAGTTACGAATGGCCTGAATATGATGGATCGTTGTTACGAGAAAGTTTTGCTGAATTTAGAAGATAGTGAGGATGAGGACGAAAACGATAACGGGCAAAAGCA TGTTGTATGCCGTCCAAAAAATCCGTACCTAAATCGCCCACTACCACATTTAATTGGATCAAAGCAGTGGAATGATAAGTGGCATGTCGGCCTGATTGAATCAGACGAAGAGGTGCTGAGCGACGAGGAACCAGAAGAGCCCGAATTCTCTCAATCTTCATCTGATGAGGGAGATTCATTGTCTAATTCGCCACAGACAAGCAATCCACCAACTACCTCTGAATCAGATTTCGCTGTGTCAGTACCAGCAGTTATTCATC CCGAAGATTTGTTTCATCGATTGGCTGATGACGATGATGCTGAAACGAAATCACCACTCTTTCCACCTGAAGATAACAAACATCGAGAAAAGATCAAAGTTCTACCGACCGTTAAGCCATCGATTCAGGGCGATGCTAAAATTGAGCCAGTGAACAAAACGAAACAGTTAACCGAACCGCCAGTGCCTGCATTAGAACAACCGAAACAATCGATTTTCGTTCAGCAAAAACCCGAACCGAAATTTCTCAATCTGTTCGATGACGAGCCGCCCAGTTTGGAAGAACCAATTCGTCGTGAACGGAAGCcggtcaatttgtttttggatTCGGACGATGAGAACGATGAACCGACTACCGATACCCGAAAGCCGTcaagtattttcaataataacgTTGCCACGAGTCAACCTACACTTCCGTTTTCAATTCCACAAAGTCCCAAAGtggacaagaaaaaaattgaattcaacaGGGATGTCGATAATAACAACGTCGCAGCTGTTGCAAAGAGTGAGATTAAACCAACATTGAAATCCAATGATTTTGGTGGCCTTTTTGATGACGAACCGCCGGATGACTttttcgatattatcgttagaGAACAGGGCAAAAATGTCGACATCAGGAATCCGGAGAAGCCAAAACTGCAAAGCAAAACCGTCAACTTATTTGATAGTGATGACGATGACGACGATTTTAGCAAAATTATTGGAACGACAACGAAAAAGGATTCAACAGTACCGCCAGTCAGTACTAAGGAAAGTGCTCCAGTGGTCAAACAAAGCGACATATCTTATTCACCGTTCAATTCACCGTTCAGATCTTTGAAAAACAACGATCCACCTAAATCGTATGTGTCTTTCCTGGATGATGAGTCACCCAGCATAGATGATGATAAAAACGACACAGCTCCGTCACATCAACCATCATCCCGAACAAGTTTATTCGATGACACTCCACCTGATGATATATCCGTTCCAGTAGTTCCTTCGCATCAACCATCATCCCGGGCAAGTTTATTTGATGACACTCCACCGGATGATATATTCGTGCCAGTCGTCCCGTCAAAGCAAAAATCTCCAACGAAAATTATCTACGATGACATTGCCTCAACTCTACGTGAAACATCATCCGCAAAGGCAAACATTTCCAACGATAGCTTGAAAAGTCATACACCCGATGATGCAAGCGTCAAAGCTCCACCGGTTGTATTGCCACGAAAACCTGAGTTGAAAACGATTCCCAGCAAAGTGGTTGACAAATCAAAGTCAACCGTGACCGATAAAATTCCAGTTTTAAGCCCAGAACCGAAATCGGATGTTGGTACCCGCGATGAAACCGATCAGTCACTGTCATTTAGAAAGAACTTGAGTATGTTCGCGAATCCAGTAGCGACTACACTCCTGAATGTCGACAAAGAATCCAAACCAAAGCCAAATAAactcaaaacaaatttcaacatCAATGTTGCAGCCTTATTGCCGGGAGCAAAATTACCCTCTCAAAAACAATCGACAACTGAGAAGTCGGATCGAACCGTTGAACCTGATCCTGAACCAGAGAAAACTGAGGACGTGGTCAACAGAGATAAGCTCAGTTCGGTTAGCAATGTGAAGCAAAGCAGCTCGACCGAAGATACATCCGGTAGGCTTACTTGTTTGAGCAAAGATCGCGCTAAAATTCAAGTTCAACGAAAACCATCTACGAGAATGGGACGACAGAAGTTGTACAATAAAACGCTGACCAGTGAAAACGACAGCGTAGTTCCGTCGGTGGAAACAACCGATTCTGTCAGACCCGAAGTGGAAACCGTCGAGCGAGACATCGAAGCATTTAGACCCGAAGTGAAAACCGTCGAGCAAGACATTGAAGCATTTAGACCCGAAGTGAAAACCGTCGAGCAAGACATTGACGTTATTAGACCCGAAATGAAAACCGAGCAAGACATCGACGCTGCTAAATCCGAAATAAAACCAATCGAAGCAGCGACTTCAGAAAATGTTCTAGAATCAGCTGTCCAAGATACCGATTCGTTGAGTGAAGTATTAAAGTATGATCAACCGCCTTCATTGCAATCCAACgattttaattcaaacattGTTGCTGACGATGACGAAGAAGATTGGCTCAAAAACATCGATGAGAAACCTCCGTCTCCGagcaaaactaatttttatgaCGATGACTGGCTGTCGACGAAACCAGTGAATGAAGAACGAAAACCATCCACACAAAATATATCTCACGTTATGAACTATGATTGGTTAACCGCGAGCAGTCTACCACCTGAAGACATAGATCCGCCATCGAATTATTCAGTTGATGATGACCACGAACAAGACGATTGGCTGTCGTCTTATATGACCAAAGAGAGATGTTCAGTTGTCGCAGATCTACCGAACGATGACGATGATTGGTTGATTGCAGCCGAAAGGCAGGATACGTCACGTGGAACTGTTTCAACAGTAACTGGTGCGAAAAGaaaagacgaagaagaagTTGAAAAAGATTGGCTTGTACAAGCCACTTTagagcaagaaaaaaaagttaccgAAACGGCGGACGACGCCGACGATGATTGGCTCACTAAGTCATTAGTTCCACCGAAAGAGTCTACAATTGTGACAGACAAGGTGCCAGTATCAGATACAATGAACAAACTTTCAGATGCCAGATCGGAAACATTCGAGTCAAATGTCGGCACAAGCCAAACGCTTAAGTCGGGGCTTTTCGACAGTGATGATGAACTGACCCGATCAAAGTCAGATGTAGGAAAGACAGGCTCCAATATTTTTGAGTCAAAGATTGagacgaaaaattttctcagttcaacaattttcgatgatgatgatgaagatgtTACTGCAGTGCCTTCTTATTTAGAGCCTAAGCCGGACGTTTCGAAACCGAATCAACCCAAAGTCGATTTTGCAAGTGAAAGTTCTGATGCTTTCAAATCAAAAACTGATGCGAAAAAATCGCTCAACTCGACGCTTTTTGATGACGACGACGATGACGATGATCTGTTCGCTTCGATCAAACAGAAGAAGTCATCAGCGAAACAACCAACAACCGAAGCTgtgaaaacaacgaaaaacgCTAGTATTAAGACTACTGCAAAGAGTCTCTTCAGTGATGATGATAACAGTGATCCGGACGATTTGTTCGgcccaacaacaaaaaagcagAAGGGTAAAATTGAAGCTGGTCACAAGGCGAAAATGGATAAACCGAAGCAAGCGAGCCTGTTCGACGATGAGGATGACGATGACGAAGATATTTTTGCTCCGAAAAGTCAGAAACAGCAACGAGTTGCTCCGACCGATACGAAGAAGAAACCTTCCATTACTAAGTCAGTGACTACCATTCCAGCATCAAGTGATCCGTTGGCggatttattgaaataa
- the LOC119079978 gene encoding WASH complex subunit 2 isoform X3 gives MDNNWSIETIQETAANSWSLEGDNQLLNLMKSISKNLEQRCMTSNNNLNRLMLDVDKTKIKLGNATTKLLDLNNGKFVEHTVMDMDSSVSNTEKCTPAENDKVQAFVPIPKAVEEAVTNGLNMMDRCYEKVLLNLEDSEDEDENDNGQKHVVCRPKNPYLNRPLPHLIGSKQWNDKWHVGLIESDEEVLSDEEPEEPEFSQSSSDEGDSLSNSPQTSNPPTTSESDFAVSVPAVIHPEDLFHRLADDDDAETKSPLFPPEDNKHREKIKVLPTVKPSIQGDAKIEPVNKTKQLTEPPVPALEQPKQSIFVQQKPEPKFLNLFDDEPPSLEEPIRRERKPVNLFLDSDDENDEPTTDTRKPSSIFNNNVATSQPTLPFSIPQSPKVDKKKIEFNRDVDNNNVAAVAKSEIKPTLKSNDFGGLFDDEPPDDFFDIIVREQGKNVDIRNPEKPKLQSKTVNLFDSDDDDDDFSKIIGTTTKKDSTVPPVSTKESAPVVKQSDISYSPFNSPFRSLKNNDPPKSYVSFLDDESPSIDDDKNDTAPSHQPSSRASLFDDTPPDDIFVPVVPSKQKSPTKIIYDDIASTLRETSSAKANISNDSLKSHTPDDASVKAPPVVLPRKPELKTIPSKVVDKSKSTVTDKIPVLSPEPKSDVGTRDETDQSLSFRKNLSMFANPVATTLLNVDKESKPKPNKLKTNFNINVAALLPGAKLPSQKQSTTEKSDRTVEPDPEPEKTEDVVNRDKLSSVSNVKQSSSTEDTSGRLTCLSKDRAKIQVQRKPSTRMGRQKLYNKTLTSENDSVVPSVETTDSVRPEVETVERDIEAFRPEVKTVEQDIEAFRPEVKTVEQDIDVIRPEMKTEQDIDAAKSEIKPIEAATSENVLESAVQDTDSLSEVLKYDQPPSLQSNDFNSNIVADDDEEDWLKNIDEKPPSPSKTNFYDDDWLSTKPVNEERKPSTQNISHVMNYDWLTASSLPPEDIDPPSNYSVDDDHEQDDWLSSYMTKERCSVVADLPNDDDDWLIAAERQDTSRGTVSTVTGAKRKDEEEVEKDWLVQATLEQEKKVTETADDADDDWLTKSLVPPKESTIVTDKVPVSDTMNKLSDARSETFESNVGTSQTLKSGLFDSDDELTRSKSDVGKTGSNIFESKIETKNFLSSTIFDDDDEDVTAVPSYLEPKPDVSKPNQPKVDFASESSDAFKSKTDAKKSLNSTLFDDDDDDDDLFASIKQKKSSAKQPTTEAVKTTKNASIKTTAKSLFSDDDNSDPDDLFGPTTKKQKGKIEAGHKAKMDKPKQASLFDDEDDDDEDIFAPKSQKQQRVAPTDTKKKPSITKSVTTIPASSDPLADLLK, from the exons ATG GATAACAACTGGTCAATTGAAACCATACAAGAAACGGCTGCAAATAGTTGGTCGCTGGAAGGTGATAATCAGCTactaaatttgatgaaatccATTTCGAAG aatttagaaCAAAGATGTATGACGTCAAACAACAACTTGAATCGGTTGATGTTGGATGTTGATAAGACTAAAATCAAACTTGGTAATGCGACAACAAAGCTCCTGGATTTGAATAATGGCAAATTTGTTGAGCATACTGTCATGGACATGGATTCATCCGTGTCaaatacagaaaaatgtaCGCCAGCTGAAAATGACAAGGT GCAGGCATTTGTTCCAATACCAAAAGCTGTTGAAGAGGCAGTTACGAATGGCCTGAATATGATGGATCGTTGTTACGAGAAAGTTTTGCTGAATTTAGAAGATAGTGAGGATGAGGACGAAAACGATAACGGGCAAAAGCA TGTTGTATGCCGTCCAAAAAATCCGTACCTAAATCGCCCACTACCACATTTAATTGGATCAAAGCAGTGGAATGATAAGTGGCATGTCGGCCTGATTGAATCAGACGAAGAGGTGCTGAGCGACGAGGAACCAGAAGAGCCCGAATTCTCTCAATCTTCATCTGATGAGGGAGATTCATTGTCTAATTCGCCACAGACAAGCAATCCACCAACTACCTCTGAATCAGATTTCGCTGTGTCAGTACCAGCAGTTATTCATC CCGAAGATTTGTTTCATCGATTGGCTGATGACGATGATGCTGAAACGAAATCACCACTCTTTCCACCTGAAGATAACAAACATCGAGAAAAGATCAAAGTTCTACCGACCGTTAAGCCATCGATTCAGGGCGATGCTAAAATTGAGCCAGTGAACAAAACGAAACAGTTAACCGAACCGCCAGTGCCTGCATTAGAACAACCGAAACAATCGATTTTCGTTCAGCAAAAACCCGAACCGAAATTTCTCAATCTGTTCGATGACGAGCCGCCCAGTTTGGAAGAACCAATTCGTCGTGAACGGAAGCcggtcaatttgtttttggatTCGGACGATGAGAACGATGAACCGACTACCGATACCCGAAAGCCGTcaagtattttcaataataacgTTGCCACGAGTCAACCTACACTTCCGTTTTCAATTCCACAAAGTCCCAAAGtggacaagaaaaaaattgaattcaacaGGGATGTCGATAATAACAACGTCGCAGCTGTTGCAAAGAGTGAGATTAAACCAACATTGAAATCCAATGATTTTGGTGGCCTTTTTGATGACGAACCGCCGGATGACTttttcgatattatcgttagaGAACAGGGCAAAAATGTCGACATCAGGAATCCGGAGAAGCCAAAACTGCAAAGCAAAACCGTCAACTTATTTGATAGTGATGACGATGACGACGATTTTAGCAAAATTATTGGAACGACAACGAAAAAGGATTCAACAGTACCGCCAGTCAGTACTAAGGAAAGTGCTCCAGTGGTCAAACAAAGCGACATATCTTATTCACCGTTCAATTCACCGTTCAGATCTTTGAAAAACAACGATCCACCTAAATCGTATGTGTCTTTCCTGGATGATGAGTCACCCAGCATAGATGATGATAAAAACGACACAGCTCCG TCGCATCAACCATCATCCCGGGCAAGTTTATTTGATGACACTCCACCGGATGATATATTCGTGCCAGTCGTCCCGTCAAAGCAAAAATCTCCAACGAAAATTATCTACGATGACATTGCCTCAACTCTACGTGAAACATCATCCGCAAAGGCAAACATTTCCAACGATAGCTTGAAAAGTCATACACCCGATGATGCAAGCGTCAAAGCTCCACCGGTTGTATTGCCACGAAAACCTGAGTTGAAAACGATTCCCAGCAAAGTGGTTGACAAATCAAAGTCAACCGTGACCGATAAAATTCCAGTTTTAAGCCCAGAACCGAAATCGGATGTTGGTACCCGCGATGAAACCGATCAGTCACTGTCATTTAGAAAGAACTTGAGTATGTTCGCGAATCCAGTAGCGACTACACTCCTGAATGTCGACAAAGAATCCAAACCAAAGCCAAATAAactcaaaacaaatttcaacatCAATGTTGCAGCCTTATTGCCGGGAGCAAAATTACCCTCTCAAAAACAATCGACAACTGAGAAGTCGGATCGAACCGTTGAACCTGATCCTGAACCAGAGAAAACTGAGGACGTGGTCAACAGAGATAAGCTCAGTTCGGTTAGCAATGTGAAGCAAAGCAGCTCGACCGAAGATACATCCGGTAGGCTTACTTGTTTGAGCAAAGATCGCGCTAAAATTCAAGTTCAACGAAAACCATCTACGAGAATGGGACGACAGAAGTTGTACAATAAAACGCTGACCAGTGAAAACGACAGCGTAGTTCCGTCGGTGGAAACAACCGATTCTGTCAGACCCGAAGTGGAAACCGTCGAGCGAGACATCGAAGCATTTAGACCCGAAGTGAAAACCGTCGAGCAAGACATTGAAGCATTTAGACCCGAAGTGAAAACCGTCGAGCAAGACATTGACGTTATTAGACCCGAAATGAAAACCGAGCAAGACATCGACGCTGCTAAATCCGAAATAAAACCAATCGAAGCAGCGACTTCAGAAAATGTTCTAGAATCAGCTGTCCAAGATACCGATTCGTTGAGTGAAGTATTAAAGTATGATCAACCGCCTTCATTGCAATCCAACgattttaattcaaacattGTTGCTGACGATGACGAAGAAGATTGGCTCAAAAACATCGATGAGAAACCTCCGTCTCCGagcaaaactaatttttatgaCGATGACTGGCTGTCGACGAAACCAGTGAATGAAGAACGAAAACCATCCACACAAAATATATCTCACGTTATGAACTATGATTGGTTAACCGCGAGCAGTCTACCACCTGAAGACATAGATCCGCCATCGAATTATTCAGTTGATGATGACCACGAACAAGACGATTGGCTGTCGTCTTATATGACCAAAGAGAGATGTTCAGTTGTCGCAGATCTACCGAACGATGACGATGATTGGTTGATTGCAGCCGAAAGGCAGGATACGTCACGTGGAACTGTTTCAACAGTAACTGGTGCGAAAAGaaaagacgaagaagaagTTGAAAAAGATTGGCTTGTACAAGCCACTTTagagcaagaaaaaaaagttaccgAAACGGCGGACGACGCCGACGATGATTGGCTCACTAAGTCATTAGTTCCACCGAAAGAGTCTACAATTGTGACAGACAAGGTGCCAGTATCAGATACAATGAACAAACTTTCAGATGCCAGATCGGAAACATTCGAGTCAAATGTCGGCACAAGCCAAACGCTTAAGTCGGGGCTTTTCGACAGTGATGATGAACTGACCCGATCAAAGTCAGATGTAGGAAAGACAGGCTCCAATATTTTTGAGTCAAAGATTGagacgaaaaattttctcagttcaacaattttcgatgatgatgatgaagatgtTACTGCAGTGCCTTCTTATTTAGAGCCTAAGCCGGACGTTTCGAAACCGAATCAACCCAAAGTCGATTTTGCAAGTGAAAGTTCTGATGCTTTCAAATCAAAAACTGATGCGAAAAAATCGCTCAACTCGACGCTTTTTGATGACGACGACGATGACGATGATCTGTTCGCTTCGATCAAACAGAAGAAGTCATCAGCGAAACAACCAACAACCGAAGCTgtgaaaacaacgaaaaacgCTAGTATTAAGACTACTGCAAAGAGTCTCTTCAGTGATGATGATAACAGTGATCCGGACGATTTGTTCGgcccaacaacaaaaaagcagAAGGGTAAAATTGAAGCTGGTCACAAGGCGAAAATGGATAAACCGAAGCAAGCGAGCCTGTTCGACGATGAGGATGACGATGACGAAGATATTTTTGCTCCGAAAAGTCAGAAACAGCAACGAGTTGCTCCGACCGATACGAAGAAGAAACCTTCCATTACTAAGTCAGTGACTACCATTCCAGCATCAAGTGATCCGTTGGCggatttattgaaataa